A portion of the Acidimicrobiales bacterium genome contains these proteins:
- a CDS encoding SDR family NAD(P)-dependent oxidoreductase, whose protein sequence is MSDPGRFAGRRALVTGASRGIGAALAVELARQGADVAITARTLDAHATLPGSLRETASAIEAQGRRAVPLVADLTDVDDRAGIVTDAAAGLGGPVEILVNNAAAAIYQPLADFPLKRRRLIFEVNVHAPLDLAQAALPAMLAAGEGWIVNVSSGSARPRPTPFAASALGSTIGIYGASKAALNRLTNALAEELWGTGVRVNTVEPRNAVHSEGADTLVGGELAADLYETMEDMVAGTLVLCDCPPETSGGTHVSLDLLGK, encoded by the coding sequence ATGAGTGACCCCGGACGCTTCGCCGGGCGACGAGCGCTCGTCACCGGCGCCAGTCGTGGCATCGGCGCCGCGCTGGCCGTCGAGCTCGCCCGGCAGGGCGCCGACGTCGCCATCACGGCACGCACCCTCGACGCCCATGCGACGCTGCCCGGCTCACTTCGCGAGACCGCCTCGGCCATCGAGGCCCAGGGCCGGCGGGCCGTCCCCCTCGTGGCCGACCTCACCGACGTCGACGATCGAGCGGGCATCGTCACGGACGCCGCCGCCGGCCTGGGCGGACCCGTCGAGATCCTCGTGAACAACGCCGCCGCCGCCATCTACCAGCCGCTGGCCGACTTCCCGTTGAAGCGCCGCCGTCTCATCTTCGAGGTCAACGTCCACGCTCCCCTCGACCTCGCCCAGGCGGCGCTCCCGGCCATGCTCGCCGCGGGAGAGGGTTGGATCGTCAACGTGTCCTCCGGGAGCGCCCGACCGCGTCCGACCCCGTTCGCCGCGTCGGCCCTCGGGTCCACCATCGGGATCTACGGCGCCTCGAAGGCGGCCCTCAACCGCCTCACCAACGCCCTCGCCGAGGAGCTGTGGGGCACCGGCGTCCGGGTCAACACCGTCGAGCCACGCAACGCCGTGCACTCGGAGGGGGCGGACACCCTGGTGGGCGGCGAGCTGGCCGCCGACCTCTACGAGACCATGGAGGACATGGTGGCCGGCACCCTCGTGCTGTGCGACTGCCCTCCGGAGACGAGCGGGGGGACCCACGTGAGCCTGGACCTGCTGGGCAAGTGA
- a CDS encoding DegT/DnrJ/EryC1/StrS family aminotransferase codes for MTTTEGGPRRRIDYAGSVHDEEEIEAVLEVLRGGPTALRIGRHVRGFEQGVAALFGKSRGIMVNSGSSALYLAVELLGLQPGDEVLTSPLTFSTDIAPLVRSGLVPVFVDVEPDTYNLDAARLEAMVGPRTKAILAPDLIGNAPDWDIIRAVADAHGLQVVHDSCDALGSRLRGSPTGTRADISLTSFALSHIITAAGTGGMVCLDDPDLADRALLLRRWGRRSEVQLFGSGRGSGSRFFSEIDGDLEYDNLFIFDEVGWNFEPSELSAAFGEVQLRKLPQNLARRQRNFARLCEGFARHPEVFTLPRTLDGLDTAWHMFPLLLRPESGVRRSDFQAHMEGHGVDTRMVWTGNVLRQPGFKGIAHRRPDEGLPNADRVMEWGVVLPSNHGLDDDDVDYVVEVADAFLASGC; via the coding sequence GTGACGACGACCGAGGGCGGCCCGCGCCGCCGCATCGACTACGCCGGCTCGGTCCACGACGAGGAGGAGATCGAGGCGGTCCTCGAGGTCCTCCGGGGCGGCCCGACCGCGCTGCGCATCGGCCGTCACGTCCGCGGCTTCGAGCAGGGCGTGGCCGCGCTCTTCGGGAAGTCCCGCGGGATCATGGTCAACTCGGGCTCCTCGGCGCTGTACCTGGCGGTCGAACTGCTGGGCCTGCAGCCCGGGGACGAGGTCCTCACCTCCCCCCTCACGTTTTCGACCGACATCGCCCCGCTGGTGCGCTCGGGTCTCGTGCCGGTCTTCGTCGATGTCGAGCCCGACACCTACAACCTCGACGCCGCCCGACTCGAGGCCATGGTCGGGCCGCGTACCAAGGCGATCCTCGCCCCCGACCTCATCGGCAACGCGCCCGACTGGGACATCATCCGCGCCGTCGCCGACGCCCATGGTCTCCAGGTGGTGCACGACTCGTGTGACGCCCTCGGCTCGCGGTTGCGGGGCTCGCCGACCGGCACCCGCGCCGACATCTCGCTGACGAGCTTCGCGCTGTCGCACATCATCACCGCGGCGGGGACGGGGGGCATGGTGTGCCTCGACGATCCCGACCTCGCCGACCGCGCGCTGCTGTTGCGCCGGTGGGGGCGCCGCTCCGAGGTCCAGCTGTTCGGCTCGGGGCGGGGGAGCGGATCGCGGTTCTTCAGCGAGATCGACGGCGACCTGGAGTACGACAACCTGTTCATCTTCGACGAGGTCGGGTGGAACTTCGAGCCGTCCGAGCTGAGCGCGGCATTCGGGGAGGTGCAGCTGCGGAAGCTCCCGCAGAACCTGGCCCGGCGTCAGCGAAACTTCGCCCGGCTGTGCGAGGGCTTCGCCCGCCACCCCGAGGTGTTCACCCTGCCGAGGACGCTCGACGGGCTCGACACGGCCTGGCACATGTTCCCGCTGCTGCTCCGTCCCGAGTCGGGGGTGCGCCGGAGCGACTTCCAGGCCCACATGGAGGGCCACGGTGTCGACACCCGCATGGTGTGGACCGGGAACGTCCTGCGCCAGCCCGGCTTCAAGGGGATCGCCCACCGACGGCCGGACGAGGGCCTTCCCAACGCCGACCGGGTCATGGAGTGGGGGGTGGTGCTGCCCAGCAACCACGGCCTCGACGACGACGACGTCGACTACGTGGTCGAGGTCGCCGACGCGTTCCTCGCCTCGGGCTGCTGA
- a CDS encoding Rho termination factor N-terminal domain-containing protein, with protein MAKDHGPSVKDDEQYEALRKEGASKEKAARIANASAGSSRSEVGRRGGKGEDYDDRTRDELYRRAKEVGVEGRSHMSKSELIDALRNH; from the coding sequence ATGGCCAAGGACCACGGCCCGAGCGTCAAGGACGACGAGCAGTACGAGGCGCTGCGCAAGGAGGGGGCCAGCAAGGAGAAGGCGGCCCGCATCGCCAACGCCTCGGCGGGCAGCTCGCGCTCGGAGGTCGGCCGGCGTGGCGGGAAGGGCGAGGACTACGACGACCGCACCCGCGACGAGCTCTACCGGCGCGCCAAGGAAGTCGGCGTGGAAGGGCGCTCGCACATGTCGAAGTCCGAGCTCATCGACGCCCTGCGCAACCACTGA
- a CDS encoding bifunctional N-acetylglucosamine-1-phosphate uridyltransferase/glucosamine-1-phosphate acetyltransferase, which yields MAASPLSAIILAAGEGKRMRSQRPKPLHILCGRPMLLYVLDALSDCPVERAVVVVGHGAERVTKMLQEDGPDLVIDHVEQRVQAGTGDAVSVGLTGLDDEVDGDLDGGDVLVLPGDTPLLRPATIAALVDEHRESGAAATLLSARVDDPAGYGRVVRGKDGGVRQIVEDVDADEDQRAIDEINTSIYCFRRSVLAPALRRLSPEDNAQGEYYLTDVIEVLHDAGYPVASVVADDPGEIAGVNDRAQLAAAESELRRRTAASWLARGVTMVDPDRTYIDATVELAPDVTLFPGTLLQGRTVVGRGTELGPDTRLVDCVIGADCVVEQTVGREAEVGDDAVVGPFAVLEAGAQVPSGARTGAFYTGRFGDNAVTEAHD from the coding sequence GTGGCCGCCTCGCCCCTCTCCGCCATCATCCTGGCCGCCGGCGAGGGCAAGCGCATGCGCTCGCAGCGTCCGAAGCCGCTGCACATCCTCTGCGGCCGCCCGATGCTGCTCTACGTCCTCGACGCCCTCTCCGACTGCCCGGTCGAGCGAGCCGTCGTCGTGGTGGGCCACGGCGCCGAGCGGGTGACCAAGATGCTCCAGGAGGACGGCCCCGACCTCGTCATCGACCACGTCGAGCAGCGCGTCCAGGCGGGCACCGGCGATGCGGTGAGCGTCGGCCTGACCGGCCTCGACGACGAGGTCGACGGCGATCTCGACGGCGGCGACGTCCTCGTCCTGCCGGGCGACACTCCGCTGCTCCGCCCCGCCACCATCGCCGCGCTCGTGGACGAGCACCGCGAGAGCGGTGCCGCCGCCACCCTGCTCAGCGCCCGCGTCGACGACCCCGCGGGCTACGGCCGCGTCGTGCGAGGCAAGGACGGCGGCGTACGCCAGATCGTCGAGGACGTGGACGCCGACGAGGACCAGCGCGCCATCGACGAGATCAACACGTCGATCTACTGCTTCCGGCGCAGCGTCCTCGCCCCGGCCCTCCGCCGCCTCAGCCCCGAGGACAACGCCCAGGGGGAGTACTACCTCACCGACGTCATCGAGGTGCTGCACGACGCGGGCTATCCGGTGGCGTCGGTGGTCGCCGACGACCCGGGCGAGATCGCCGGCGTGAACGACCGGGCACAACTCGCCGCCGCCGAGAGCGAGCTGCGGCGGCGGACGGCGGCGAGCTGGTTGGCCCGCGGTGTGACCATGGTCGACCCGGACCGCACCTACATCGACGCCACGGTCGAGCTGGCTCCCGACGTCACCTTGTTCCCGGGCACGCTCCTGCAGGGTCGGACCGTGGTGGGTCGAGGGACCGAGCTCGGACCCGACACCCGGCTCGTGGACTGCGTCATCGGCGCCGATTGCGTGGTCGAGCAGACCGTGGGGCGCGAGGCCGAGGTGGGCGACGATGCGGTGGTCGGGCCCTTCGCGGTCCTCGAGGCCGGTGCCCAGGTGCCGTCTGGCGCCCGGACCGGTGCCTTCTACACTGGCCGCTTCGGCGACAACGCCGTCACCGAAGCCCACGACTGA
- a CDS encoding ribose-phosphate diphosphokinase — protein MLEQVSTKRFHLVSGETNLPLAEEIADQLGEKLCDTNLAEFANGELHCRFGESVRGSDVFILQSHCTNGAFSVNDAIMQQLIMVDAARRASAKRITVVCPFYGYGRQDRKAEGREPITAKLVANLFMTAGATRLVSVDLHSGQIQGFFDGPVDHLTAMPVLVDWMSSNLEGDVTVVSPDAGRAKVAERYANVLGADLAIVHKRHVKGVKNAVEAGEVVGDVEGRTCVLIDDMIDTGGTLVAAANAVAEQGAGHVLAAATHGLFSGPAIERISGSAIEKVVVTNTLPLPADKQIDKIEVVSIAKIIADALGAVFEDTSVSEIFGGANQH, from the coding sequence ATGTTGGAACAGGTCTCGACCAAGCGGTTCCACCTCGTCTCCGGTGAGACCAACCTCCCCTTGGCCGAGGAGATCGCCGACCAGCTCGGCGAGAAGCTCTGCGACACGAACCTGGCCGAGTTCGCCAACGGCGAGCTGCACTGCCGCTTCGGCGAGTCGGTGCGGGGGAGCGACGTGTTCATCCTCCAGAGCCACTGCACCAACGGCGCGTTCTCGGTGAACGACGCGATCATGCAGCAGCTGATCATGGTGGACGCCGCCCGGCGGGCCTCCGCCAAGCGCATCACCGTGGTGTGCCCCTTCTACGGCTACGGCCGCCAGGACCGCAAGGCCGAGGGCCGTGAGCCCATCACGGCCAAGCTCGTCGCCAACCTCTTCATGACCGCCGGCGCCACGCGCCTCGTCAGCGTCGACCTGCACTCCGGCCAGATCCAGGGTTTCTTCGACGGCCCGGTCGACCACCTCACGGCCATGCCCGTACTGGTGGACTGGATGTCGTCCAACCTCGAGGGCGACGTCACGGTGGTCTCACCCGACGCCGGGCGGGCCAAGGTCGCCGAGCGCTACGCCAACGTCCTGGGCGCCGACCTCGCCATCGTGCACAAGCGTCACGTGAAGGGCGTGAAGAACGCGGTCGAAGCGGGCGAGGTGGTCGGCGACGTCGAAGGGCGCACGTGCGTCCTCATCGACGACATGATCGACACCGGCGGCACCCTCGTGGCCGCCGCGAACGCGGTGGCCGAGCAGGGCGCGGGCCACGTGTTGGCCGCTGCCACCCACGGCCTCTTCTCGGGCCCCGCCATCGAGCGCATCTCGGGCTCGGCCATCGAGAAGGTGGTCGTGACCAACACCCTCCCGCTGCCCGCGGACAAGCAGATCGACAAGATCGAGGTGGTGTCGATCGCCAAGATCATCGCCGACGCCCTCGGGGCGGTGTTCGAGGACACCTCGGTCAGCGAGATCTTCGGCGGCGCCAACCAGCACTGA
- a CDS encoding 50S ribosomal protein L25, whose translation MAELTLTAETGRATGSRPSNRLRAEGKIPGVVYGLGSDPKAVTVDWRSLRQCLTTDAGLNALINLDIDGEEHLSIVKELQRNPVKRTVTHVDFILIDRDADIEVEVPVVLEGEATLVERENGTVTQALFSLTIIAKPGSIPDQIVADISELEVGGSIRVADLALPSGVRTEVDEEDPVVLGEMTRASMDAAAEEAGEGEEGEGEGAAEASGEGSGDDAGGDAG comes from the coding sequence ATGGCCGAACTCACCCTCACCGCCGAGACCGGCCGAGCCACCGGGAGCCGGCCGTCGAACCGCCTGCGTGCCGAGGGCAAGATCCCGGGCGTCGTCTACGGGCTCGGCAGCGATCCCAAGGCGGTCACCGTCGACTGGCGGTCGCTGCGCCAGTGCCTCACCACCGATGCCGGCCTCAACGCCCTCATCAACCTCGACATCGACGGCGAGGAGCACCTCAGCATCGTCAAGGAGCTCCAGCGCAACCCCGTGAAGCGCACCGTCACCCACGTCGACTTCATCCTCATCGACCGTGACGCCGACATCGAGGTCGAGGTGCCCGTCGTCCTCGAGGGCGAGGCCACCCTCGTCGAGCGCGAGAACGGCACCGTCACCCAGGCGCTGTTCAGCCTCACCATCATCGCCAAGCCCGGGTCCATCCCCGATCAGATCGTCGCCGACATCTCCGAGCTCGAGGTCGGCGGCTCGATCCGCGTGGCCGACCTGGCCCTCCCGTCGGGCGTGCGCACCGAGGTCGACGAAGAGGATCCCGTCGTGCTCGGCGAGATGACCCGTGCCTCCATGGATGCCGCCGCCGAGGAAGCCGGCGAGGGCGAGGAGGGCGAAGGCGAGGGCGCCGCCGAGGCGTCCGGCGAAGGCTCCGGCGACGACGCCGGCGGCGACGCGGGCTGA
- a CDS encoding aminoacyl-tRNA hydrolase — MVVGLGNPGAEYERSRHNVGAEVVALLAERHGARLRRSKEHATADEVRVGAKRLALAVPLTYMNESGQAVAPLVRRYGVEDDLHALVVVHDELDLPVGRLKLKVGGGLAGHNGLRSIKAHLHSDDFVRVRIGVGKPPSKEQGAAHVLKRVPKADRIELDLAVQVAADAVEAILDDGVEAAMNRFNTQG, encoded by the coding sequence CTGGTCGTGGGCCTCGGCAACCCCGGGGCCGAGTACGAGCGCAGCCGCCACAACGTCGGTGCAGAGGTCGTCGCGCTCCTCGCCGAGCGCCATGGCGCCCGGCTACGCCGCAGCAAGGAGCACGCCACCGCCGACGAGGTGCGCGTGGGCGCCAAGCGTCTCGCTCTTGCCGTCCCGCTCACCTACATGAACGAGTCGGGCCAAGCGGTGGCCCCGCTCGTGCGCCGGTACGGGGTCGAGGACGACCTGCATGCCCTCGTCGTCGTCCACGACGAGCTCGACCTGCCGGTGGGTCGCCTCAAGCTCAAGGTCGGCGGCGGTCTGGCCGGGCACAACGGGTTGCGGTCCATCAAGGCCCATCTGCACAGCGACGACTTCGTGCGGGTCCGCATCGGCGTGGGCAAGCCGCCGAGCAAGGAGCAGGGCGCCGCCCACGTGCTCAAGCGGGTGCCCAAGGCCGATCGGATCGAGCTCGACCTCGCCGTGCAGGTCGCCGCCGACGCGGTGGAGGCCATCCTCGACGACGGTGTCGAGGCGGCCATGAACCGGTTCAACACCCAGGGCTGA
- the mfd gene encoding transcription-repair coupling factor, which translates to MSLASLPPLLRDEPAVLQLLGRSSAVLAVPEPARAFTIAGLAEVSRRSPIVVAVPTSGDAERLARDLTTFLGEDDVDLFPAWETLPFERVSPSVETMGHRLRGMWRLRHPERLPRVLVAPVRALVQRLGPHVEDVEPVVVRRGEAVDATDLVERLVRSGYRREYQVEHRGELAVRGSIIDVFPSTADTPVRIDLWGDEVDRLTEFSVADQRATVDLAEVEIFGCRELQPTEEVRARAEALVGSEPWGREQWERLAAGETFDGMESWLAWLVEDEHLLPDLLPDDAQLLLVEPSRLRDRAADLLAEEADLAATLAQTWGAGDRELPQLHLPFDRLLAHTEVPAWSVTNAPEGPDVVRVAAHGWDPVVGDGARLVKQLADLLADGFRLVVAADGAGSGARVGQLLSEHGVHVADRLEASQPRLAAAAPLDLTGRGGHLVVAPLERGFVLPSLKLAVLAESDVTGRRRAHRPPRARQRDARGFFDDLAVGDHVVHHQHGVARYGGMVKRAIAGHERDYLLLEYRGGDKLYVPSDQIDAVRHYTGGETPTLSRLNGSDWQKTKSKVRSAVAEIAQELVVLYQTRVNSPGIAFGPDTPWQRELEDAFPFRETPDQLTAISEVKADMEETVPMDRLVCGDVGFGKTEVAIRAVFKAVQDGHQAAVLVPTTLLAQQHFQTFSERFAPYPVRVEVLSRFLTNAQARAVTKGLEDGSVDVIIGTHRLLSEDISFKKLGLLVVDEEQRFGVTHKEAMKTLKADVDVLTLTATPIPRTLEMSLTGIRDLTLLNTAPAERQPILTYVGEYDERAVSEAIRRELLRDGQVFFVHNRVKDIEAVAANLRDLVPEARVAVAHGQMDEGTLERVVIDFWEGRFDVLVCTTIIESGIDMPTVNTLVVDRADLLGLGQLHQLRGRVGRSGQRAYAYLFTPQDRALTEEAYERLKTIGEATELGSGFKIAMRDLEIRGAGNLLGVGQSGHIAAVGYDLYCQMVTEAVAELKGETPVEPAEVKIDLPFDANVPVDYVPKEELRLEAYRRLAAVTTEAEVDDIRAEWQDRYGPLPETAEALLGVARLRAECARLGLREIAVTKGPSFGGPAFLARFAPLALKTSQQIRLKRLSPKAVYKEEIGQLQVPVNTATDLVDHLVALLRQLVPDIGP; encoded by the coding sequence GTGAGCCTCGCGTCCCTGCCCCCGCTGCTGCGCGACGAGCCGGCGGTGCTGCAGTTGCTGGGGCGCTCGTCGGCGGTCCTCGCCGTTCCCGAGCCGGCCCGGGCCTTCACCATCGCCGGCCTCGCCGAGGTCTCCCGTCGTTCACCCATCGTGGTGGCGGTGCCCACCTCGGGTGACGCCGAGCGCCTGGCCCGCGACCTGACCACGTTCCTCGGCGAGGACGACGTCGACCTCTTCCCGGCCTGGGAGACCCTGCCGTTCGAACGGGTCAGCCCGAGCGTCGAGACCATGGGCCACCGCCTCCGGGGCATGTGGCGCCTGCGCCACCCCGAGCGGTTGCCGCGCGTGCTCGTCGCCCCCGTCCGGGCCCTGGTGCAGCGCCTCGGCCCCCACGTCGAGGACGTCGAGCCCGTGGTCGTGCGGCGCGGCGAGGCGGTCGACGCCACCGACCTGGTCGAACGACTCGTGCGCTCGGGGTACCGCCGCGAGTACCAGGTGGAGCACCGCGGCGAGCTGGCCGTCCGGGGCTCGATCATCGACGTGTTCCCCTCCACCGCCGACACCCCCGTGCGCATCGACCTCTGGGGCGACGAGGTCGACCGCCTCACCGAGTTCTCGGTGGCCGACCAGCGGGCCACGGTCGACCTCGCCGAGGTCGAGATCTTCGGGTGCCGCGAGCTCCAGCCCACCGAGGAGGTGCGGGCCCGGGCCGAGGCCCTGGTCGGATCCGAGCCGTGGGGACGCGAGCAGTGGGAGCGCCTCGCCGCGGGCGAGACCTTCGACGGCATGGAGTCCTGGCTCGCCTGGTTGGTCGAGGACGAGCACCTGCTGCCCGACCTGCTCCCGGACGATGCCCAGCTGCTCCTGGTGGAGCCCTCCCGCCTGCGCGACCGCGCCGCCGACCTGCTCGCCGAGGAGGCCGATCTCGCTGCGACCCTGGCCCAGACCTGGGGGGCGGGGGATCGGGAACTGCCGCAGCTGCACCTGCCCTTCGACCGACTGCTGGCCCACACGGAGGTGCCGGCGTGGTCGGTGACCAACGCCCCTGAGGGCCCCGACGTGGTGCGGGTGGCCGCCCACGGCTGGGATCCCGTCGTGGGCGACGGCGCCCGGCTGGTCAAGCAGTTGGCGGACCTGCTGGCCGACGGCTTCCGCCTCGTCGTCGCCGCCGACGGGGCCGGCTCGGGCGCGCGGGTGGGTCAGCTGCTCTCCGAGCACGGCGTGCACGTCGCCGATCGCCTCGAGGCCTCGCAGCCTCGACTGGCCGCCGCCGCACCGCTCGACCTGACCGGCCGCGGAGGGCACCTCGTCGTGGCCCCGCTCGAGCGGGGCTTCGTGCTCCCGTCGCTGAAGCTCGCGGTCCTGGCCGAGAGCGACGTGACCGGCCGGCGCCGGGCGCATCGGCCGCCCCGGGCCCGCCAGCGCGACGCCCGGGGCTTCTTCGACGACCTCGCCGTGGGCGACCACGTCGTGCACCACCAGCACGGCGTGGCCCGCTACGGCGGCATGGTCAAGCGGGCCATCGCCGGCCACGAGCGCGACTACCTGCTGCTCGAGTACCGGGGTGGCGACAAGCTGTACGTGCCGTCCGACCAGATCGACGCCGTGCGCCACTACACCGGCGGCGAGACGCCCACCCTCAGCCGCCTCAACGGCTCGGACTGGCAGAAGACCAAGTCCAAGGTGCGCTCGGCGGTGGCCGAGATCGCCCAGGAGCTGGTCGTGCTCTACCAGACCCGGGTCAACAGCCCGGGCATCGCCTTCGGCCCCGACACGCCGTGGCAGCGCGAGCTCGAGGACGCCTTCCCCTTCCGTGAGACGCCCGATCAGCTGACCGCGATCAGCGAGGTGAAGGCGGACATGGAGGAGACGGTGCCCATGGACCGCCTGGTGTGCGGCGACGTGGGCTTCGGCAAGACCGAGGTCGCCATCCGGGCCGTGTTCAAGGCGGTCCAGGACGGTCACCAGGCGGCGGTGCTCGTCCCCACCACGCTGCTGGCCCAGCAGCACTTCCAGACCTTCAGCGAGCGCTTTGCGCCCTACCCGGTCCGGGTCGAGGTGCTCAGCAGGTTCCTCACCAACGCCCAGGCACGAGCGGTCACCAAGGGGCTCGAGGACGGGTCGGTCGACGTCATCATCGGCACCCACCGCCTGCTCTCCGAGGACATCTCGTTCAAGAAGCTGGGACTGCTCGTGGTGGACGAGGAGCAGCGCTTCGGCGTCACCCACAAGGAGGCGATGAAGACGCTGAAGGCCGACGTCGACGTCCTCACCCTCACGGCGACGCCCATCCCGCGCACCCTGGAGATGAGCCTGACCGGCATCCGCGACCTCACGCTGCTCAACACCGCCCCCGCCGAGCGCCAGCCCATCCTCACCTACGTCGGCGAGTACGACGAACGGGCGGTGTCCGAGGCCATCCGCCGCGAGCTGCTGCGCGACGGGCAGGTGTTCTTCGTGCACAACCGGGTGAAGGACATCGAGGCGGTGGCCGCCAACCTGCGCGATCTCGTGCCCGAGGCCCGGGTGGCGGTGGCCCACGGGCAGATGGACGAAGGCACCCTGGAACGGGTGGTCATCGACTTCTGGGAGGGCCGCTTCGACGTCCTCGTCTGCACCACCATCATCGAGTCCGGCATCGACATGCCCACCGTGAACACCCTCGTGGTCGACCGCGCCGACCTGCTCGGGCTGGGCCAGCTCCACCAGCTGCGCGGCCGGGTCGGGCGCTCGGGCCAGCGGGCGTACGCCTACCTGTTCACCCCGCAGGACCGGGCCCTCACCGAGGAGGCCTACGAGCGCCTCAAGACCATCGGCGAGGCCACCGAGCTGGGCTCGGGCTTCAAGATCGCCATGCGTGACCTCGAGATCCGCGGCGCCGGCAACCTGCTCGGCGTGGGCCAGTCCGGCCACATCGCCGCGGTCGGCTACGACCTCTACTGCCAGATGGTCACGGAGGCGGTCGCCGAGCTGAAGGGCGAGACACCCGTCGAGCCTGCCGAGGTCAAGATCGACCTGCCCTTCGACGCCAACGTGCCGGTCGACTACGTGCCCAAGGAGGAGCTGCGGCTCGAGGCGTACCGGCGGCTCGCCGCGGTCACCACCGAGGCCGAGGTCGACGACATCCGGGCCGAGTGGCAGGACCGCTACGGCCCCCTCCCCGAGACCGCCGAGGCGCTCCTCGGCGTGGCCCGTCTCCGGGCCGAGTGCGCCCGGCTCGGACTGCGTGAGATCGCCGTG